From Arthrobacter sp. FW306-2-2C-D06B, a single genomic window includes:
- a CDS encoding isochorismate synthase, whose product MTSTLRTLTVPLDVDSSSGGLPSFLVRDDVLCWSRRENGLVGFGELARFTASGPDRFLEADIWWRHLVIEADVTDPLEIPGTGPVAFGSFAFSKTSAFESRLILPEIVVGIRDGQSWLTQLTLDDVELTEAGALAALAGWLSSGVGHPTNSQLLSFRRPITTTSASQLGDGKVTLESGSLSETAWKQAVADGVAEIRTGKLEKLVLARDVVATLPDGVNAANVLRQLAGRYRECWTYGVDGLVGATPEMLIQVEGRTAQARVLAGTLDRRDAEGLDGSPMEYAERVLAGSEKQRHEHEIAIQSLTTQLAPFSEAMNAHSEPFILELPNVWHLASDVKAELADIEGHVPTCLALINALHPTAAVCGTPTLVAGELIRELEHMDRGPYAGPVGWLDAAGNGEWGIALRGAIIESPTTVRLYAGCGIVDGSVPDAELAETWAKFRPMLESLGISS is encoded by the coding sequence ATGACGAGTACGCTCCGCACCTTGACAGTCCCCCTCGATGTTGATTCATCCTCCGGGGGACTGCCGTCATTTCTGGTTCGGGACGACGTCCTGTGCTGGTCCCGCCGCGAGAACGGACTGGTGGGCTTTGGCGAACTCGCGCGATTCACCGCTTCCGGGCCCGATCGCTTTCTCGAGGCCGACATCTGGTGGCGCCACCTCGTCATCGAGGCCGACGTCACGGATCCCCTCGAGATCCCCGGCACCGGCCCTGTCGCTTTTGGCTCCTTTGCCTTCTCCAAGACCTCCGCCTTTGAGTCCCGCTTGATCCTTCCGGAAATTGTTGTCGGGATCAGGGACGGGCAGTCCTGGCTCACCCAGTTGACGCTCGACGACGTCGAACTCACCGAAGCGGGTGCCCTCGCCGCCCTGGCCGGCTGGCTTAGCTCCGGCGTCGGGCACCCAACTAACTCGCAGTTGTTGTCGTTTAGAAGGCCCATAACGACAACAAGTGCGAGCCAGTTGGGTGATGGGAAGGTCACGCTGGAAAGCGGTTCGCTGAGCGAAACCGCCTGGAAGCAGGCCGTGGCCGACGGCGTCGCGGAAATCCGGACCGGAAAGCTGGAGAAGCTGGTCCTGGCGCGCGACGTCGTGGCGACACTGCCCGACGGCGTCAACGCCGCCAACGTGCTGCGGCAGCTGGCCGGCCGTTACCGCGAATGCTGGACGTACGGCGTCGACGGCTTGGTCGGCGCGACGCCGGAAATGCTCATCCAGGTGGAGGGCCGCACGGCACAAGCGCGGGTCCTGGCCGGCACGCTGGACCGTCGCGACGCCGAGGGGTTGGACGGCTCCCCCATGGAATACGCCGAACGCGTGCTGGCCGGTTCCGAGAAACAACGGCACGAGCACGAGATCGCCATCCAATCACTGACCACGCAGCTCGCACCCTTTTCCGAAGCCATGAACGCCCACAGTGAACCGTTCATCCTGGAGCTGCCCAATGTGTGGCATCTGGCATCGGATGTGAAGGCCGAGCTTGCCGATATCGAGGGACATGTCCCTACGTGCTTGGCCCTGATCAACGCGCTTCACCCCACGGCCGCAGTGTGTGGCACACCTACTTTGGTTGCCGGGGAACTGATCCGGGAGCTTGAACACATGGATCGCGGGCCGTACGCCGGTCCGGTCGGGTGGCTCGACGCCGCGGGGAACGGCGAGTGGGGCATCGCGCTGCGCGGCGCGATCATCGAGAGTCCTACAACCGTGCGCCTGTATGCGGGCTGCGGGATCGTTGACGGCTCGGTTCCCGATGCCGAGCTGGCGGAGACCTGGGCCAAATTCCGGCCGATGCTCGAGTCCCTGGGGATCAGCAGCTAA
- the menD gene encoding 2-succinyl-5-enolpyruvyl-6-hydroxy-3-cyclohexene-1-carboxylic-acid synthase gives MTSQGSLSSLAAARIAVKALLDGGVRHVVVSPGSRSAPMAYALAEAEAAGNVSLLVRIDERSAGFTALGLALSTGAPAAVLTTSGTAVGNLLPAVMEANHAAVPLVVLSADRPAELHGTGANQTTIQLDLFGEHVRFAVDIAAGSNPQRAVETAIYAATGALEDTPPGPVQLNLAFREPLVPELGEALPATKGHGVFHYDSGPQPLSMPLAPAELTERRTVVLAGHDAGPVAEAFARAHGLPLLAEPSSNARFGPNAVGPYRLMLENFGRGSALPIERVVVFGRPTLSRPVAALLARGDLRAAMYEPVPVAWYEHGRRSEERFDSLTELAAFAGRGSAEWLDAWLLAGAAAQHALDSVLEVEQAANGPAVGATVWKHARGQLVLGSSNGIRDVDLAGQPGPEPLATVFANRGLAGIDGTISTATGIALGAGRETTLLLGDITFLHDAGGLFLGAGEPAPDLRIVVLNDAGGGIFGLLEHGKVEDDGGYGTAVERLFGTPHSVDISALAAAYGVGHSLARTTAELAAVLASPLKGRSIVEVRTDRPDLRPLHARIKAAVASAVSQVLLGA, from the coding sequence GTGACTTCGCAAGGCTCCCTGAGCTCCCTCGCCGCTGCCCGGATCGCCGTCAAGGCCCTGCTCGACGGCGGTGTGCGGCACGTGGTGGTCTCTCCCGGTTCGCGCTCGGCACCCATGGCATACGCGCTGGCCGAAGCCGAAGCTGCCGGGAACGTCAGCCTCCTCGTCAGGATCGACGAACGCTCTGCCGGGTTCACGGCCCTGGGCCTGGCCCTGTCGACAGGCGCTCCGGCGGCCGTCCTCACCACCTCGGGCACCGCCGTCGGGAATCTCTTGCCCGCGGTCATGGAGGCCAACCACGCCGCCGTGCCGCTCGTGGTCCTTTCGGCCGATCGCCCGGCCGAGCTCCACGGTACCGGCGCCAACCAGACCACTATCCAACTGGACCTCTTCGGCGAACACGTTCGCTTCGCCGTCGACATCGCCGCTGGAAGCAACCCGCAAAGGGCCGTCGAGACCGCCATCTACGCGGCAACCGGCGCCCTCGAGGACACGCCTCCCGGACCGGTGCAGCTCAACCTGGCGTTCCGCGAGCCGCTGGTTCCGGAATTGGGCGAGGCGCTGCCTGCCACCAAGGGCCACGGAGTTTTCCACTACGACTCGGGTCCCCAGCCACTGAGCATGCCCCTCGCTCCTGCCGAACTGACGGAACGGCGGACGGTGGTTTTGGCTGGGCACGACGCCGGTCCGGTCGCCGAGGCGTTCGCCCGCGCCCACGGCCTTCCGTTGCTGGCCGAGCCCTCTTCCAACGCGCGTTTCGGGCCCAATGCGGTGGGGCCGTACCGCCTCATGCTGGAGAACTTCGGGCGTGGCTCTGCGCTGCCGATCGAAAGGGTGGTGGTCTTCGGACGGCCTACCCTTTCCCGGCCGGTTGCTGCTTTGTTGGCCCGCGGAGACCTTCGCGCCGCCATGTACGAGCCCGTTCCTGTGGCCTGGTACGAACACGGCCGGCGCAGCGAGGAACGCTTTGATTCGCTGACTGAATTGGCGGCGTTCGCAGGCCGGGGTTCGGCTGAGTGGCTCGACGCCTGGCTCCTGGCCGGTGCCGCGGCCCAACACGCGCTCGACAGCGTCCTCGAGGTCGAGCAGGCAGCCAACGGTCCCGCCGTCGGAGCCACCGTCTGGAAACACGCCCGTGGGCAGCTGGTGTTGGGCTCCTCCAACGGCATCCGCGACGTCGACCTCGCGGGGCAGCCGGGGCCCGAACCACTCGCCACAGTGTTCGCGAACCGCGGCCTCGCCGGCATCGACGGCACCATCTCAACGGCCACGGGAATCGCCCTCGGCGCGGGCCGCGAAACCACCCTCCTCCTGGGCGACATCACCTTCCTGCACGACGCCGGAGGCCTGTTCCTTGGAGCCGGAGAACCAGCACCGGACCTGCGCATCGTGGTCCTCAACGACGCCGGCGGGGGCATCTTCGGCCTCCTTGAGCACGGCAAGGTGGAGGACGACGGCGGATACGGCACCGCCGTCGAGCGCCTCTTCGGCACCCCGCACAGCGTGGACATTTCAGCGCTGGCCGCGGCATACGGCGTCGGGCACTCTTTGGCGCGTACGACGGCGGAGCTCGCCGCCGTGCTTGCCTCGCCTCTGAAGGGGCGCAGCATCGTGGAAGTACGCACGGACCGTCCGGACCTGCGTCCCTTGCACGCGCGCATCAAGGCCGCAGTTGCTTCGGCAGTGTCCCAGGTGCTGCTCGGGGCGTAG
- a CDS encoding PhoX family protein — protein sequence MSESTKRKFGLLPMLGHTKGKRSPVTCALKCDNACSGEVCNTSSNAYFRDIASAAVTRRAALGFGAVGALAVVLGGNLPGNVPEGAGLSAAAKTGFDKAKLKFAPIKPVDYTVDAFTVPDGFAWQPIIRWGDPLFADSPAFELNGQTAAAQARQFGYNNDYTDILPIPDSKDRRAVLFTNHEYTNENIMFPATLAAAEARAIGRAAHGLTVVELERKNKNKPWSYVKGAPLNRRFLTDTTYELTGPAAGTDLVKTIDDPSGRKIKGTLGNCSGGTTPWGTILSGEENFNGYFVAPGTSAGDKRYGLSSKATARKWELDEQRFDTRNAGYANETNRFGWIVEVDPFDPSSTPKKHSAMGRFKHEGANVIVAASGHVVAYMGDDERFDYLYKFVSKGKYMAGDSAAARRNNMNLLSEGDLYVAKFTGDSPAAEIDGTGKLPSDGAFDGSGEWLPLVVDGASAVPGMSVPEVLVYTRLAADKVGPTKMDRCEDVEPNLATGKVYVVCTNNSDRGKPGKEGATEVNPRTLNRDGHIVEITETGDQNSTRFNWTLLMVCGDPAKNSSTYFSGFPADKVSPISCPDNVAFDSAGYMWIATDGAPSSIGYADGLFKVTLDGSERGKVEQFLAVPRDAETCGPIVHDDERTVFVAVQHPGEEGTFDAPHSYFPDYVGAGAAPAAGQVRAPRPSIVQVFRKDG from the coding sequence ATGTCTGAATCAACCAAGCGCAAGTTCGGCTTGCTCCCGATGCTCGGCCATACGAAGGGCAAGCGCAGCCCAGTGACGTGCGCCCTGAAGTGCGACAACGCCTGCTCGGGCGAGGTGTGCAACACGAGCTCCAACGCCTACTTCCGCGACATCGCTTCCGCAGCTGTGACCCGCCGCGCCGCCCTGGGCTTCGGCGCCGTGGGCGCGCTCGCCGTCGTGCTGGGCGGAAACCTGCCTGGCAACGTTCCCGAAGGTGCTGGCCTGTCCGCGGCGGCAAAGACGGGCTTCGACAAGGCCAAGCTCAAGTTCGCGCCGATCAAGCCTGTCGACTACACCGTTGACGCGTTCACCGTGCCGGATGGTTTCGCGTGGCAGCCGATCATCCGTTGGGGCGATCCGCTCTTTGCGGACTCGCCGGCCTTCGAGCTGAACGGCCAGACCGCAGCGGCGCAGGCCCGCCAGTTCGGCTACAACAACGACTACACGGACATCCTGCCCATCCCGGATTCCAAGGACCGCCGTGCCGTGCTCTTCACGAACCACGAGTACACCAACGAGAACATCATGTTCCCGGCCACTTTGGCGGCTGCGGAGGCGCGCGCGATCGGACGTGCCGCACACGGGCTCACGGTTGTTGAACTCGAGCGCAAGAACAAGAACAAGCCGTGGAGCTACGTGAAGGGCGCGCCGCTCAACCGTCGGTTCCTGACCGACACGACGTATGAGCTCACCGGTCCCGCCGCGGGCACGGACCTCGTCAAGACCATCGACGATCCGTCCGGCCGGAAGATCAAGGGCACCCTGGGGAACTGCTCCGGCGGGACGACTCCCTGGGGCACCATCCTCTCCGGCGAGGAAAACTTCAACGGCTATTTCGTAGCTCCCGGTACCTCGGCGGGCGACAAGCGCTACGGCCTTAGTTCCAAGGCCACCGCGCGCAAGTGGGAGCTGGACGAGCAGCGATTCGACACCCGTAATGCCGGGTACGCCAACGAAACCAACCGCTTTGGCTGGATCGTGGAAGTCGACCCGTTTGACCCCTCCTCCACACCGAAAAAGCACTCCGCCATGGGCCGCTTCAAGCACGAAGGCGCCAACGTGATTGTCGCCGCGTCCGGCCATGTAGTGGCGTACATGGGCGACGACGAGCGCTTCGACTACCTCTACAAGTTCGTCTCGAAGGGCAAGTACATGGCCGGAGACTCGGCCGCGGCCCGCCGGAACAACATGAACCTTCTCTCGGAAGGCGACCTCTACGTCGCCAAGTTCACCGGCGATTCTCCCGCGGCTGAGATCGACGGAACCGGCAAGCTTCCGTCTGACGGCGCATTCGACGGTTCCGGCGAGTGGCTTCCCCTGGTTGTCGACGGCGCCTCCGCAGTTCCGGGCATGTCCGTTCCTGAGGTCCTGGTCTACACCCGACTCGCCGCGGACAAGGTTGGCCCCACGAAGATGGACCGCTGCGAAGACGTCGAGCCGAACCTGGCGACCGGCAAGGTCTACGTCGTCTGCACCAACAACTCGGACCGTGGCAAGCCCGGCAAGGAAGGCGCCACCGAGGTCAACCCGCGCACGCTCAACCGGGACGGCCACATCGTCGAAATCACCGAAACCGGGGACCAGAACTCCACGCGCTTCAACTGGACGCTCCTGATGGTTTGTGGAGATCCGGCCAAGAACTCCTCCACATACTTCTCCGGTTTCCCGGCCGACAAGGTCTCGCCCATTTCCTGCCCGGACAACGTCGCCTTCGACTCGGCAGGCTACATGTGGATCGCCACTGACGGCGCGCCGTCGTCGATCGGGTATGCGGACGGGCTGTTCAAAGTCACCCTGGATGGCAGCGAACGCGGCAAGGTGGAGCAGTTCCTCGCCGTACCGCGCGACGCCGAGACCTGTGGGCCGATCGTGCACGACGACGAGCGGACCGTCTTCGTCGCCGTGCAGCACCCGGGTGAGGAAGGGACGTTCGACGCTCCGCACTCGTACTTCCCGGACTACGTGGGCGCCGGAGCCGCCCCCGCCGCCGGCCAGGTCCGCGCCCCGCGTCCGTCGATCGTGCAGGTGTTCCGCAAGGACGGCTAA
- a CDS encoding ABC transporter substrate-binding protein — MQKFRSLPVSSTLKAATIIAIGALALTACTNASEAGPSSAASPSGSANASFDPSTITKDDTLAALVPAAIKSKGTLTVGSDTTYAPAEFLGTDGQTPVGYDVDIAKAIGATLGLKVQVQTAEFTGILPALGPKYDLGISSFTINPERLGAVNMVSYFNAGTAWAVQKGNPKKFSLDDVCGKSIGVQTGTVQEDPDLSGRNKKCAADGKQPINIVTLKNQTDVTTRLVNGSIDAMAADSPIIGYALTQTNGQLEKLGDVYDAAPQGIAVAKSDTALADVIQKTLTKLMSDGSYKKILTGWGNAEGAITKSEVNPAVKS; from the coding sequence ATGCAGAAATTCCGTTCGCTTCCGGTCAGTTCGACGCTCAAGGCTGCAACAATCATCGCAATCGGCGCCCTGGCACTGACTGCCTGCACCAACGCCTCAGAGGCGGGCCCGTCGAGCGCCGCTTCGCCTTCCGGCAGTGCCAATGCAAGCTTTGACCCCAGCACCATCACCAAGGACGACACCCTGGCTGCACTGGTTCCCGCGGCCATCAAGTCCAAGGGCACGCTGACCGTCGGCTCTGACACGACCTACGCTCCTGCGGAATTCCTTGGAACCGACGGCCAAACCCCGGTCGGTTACGACGTCGACATCGCCAAGGCGATCGGCGCCACCCTCGGCCTGAAGGTCCAGGTGCAGACCGCCGAATTCACGGGCATCCTCCCCGCCCTCGGCCCGAAGTACGATCTGGGCATCTCGTCCTTCACCATCAACCCCGAGCGCCTCGGCGCCGTCAACATGGTCAGCTACTTCAACGCCGGCACCGCCTGGGCCGTGCAGAAGGGCAACCCGAAGAAGTTCTCCTTGGATGATGTCTGCGGCAAGTCCATCGGCGTGCAGACCGGTACCGTCCAGGAAGACCCGGACCTCTCCGGCCGCAACAAGAAGTGCGCAGCTGACGGCAAGCAGCCGATCAACATCGTGACTCTCAAGAACCAGACCGATGTCACCACCCGGCTCGTCAACGGCAGCATCGACGCCATGGCAGCCGACTCCCCCATCATCGGTTACGCGCTGACCCAGACCAACGGACAGCTTGAGAAGCTCGGCGACGTGTACGACGCCGCTCCCCAGGGCATCGCTGTTGCCAAGTCGGACACCGCCCTCGCCGATGTCATCCAGAAGACGCTGACCAAGCTCATGTCTGACGGTTCCTACAAGAAGATCCTCACTGGCTGGGGCAACGCCGAAGGCGCCATCACCAAGTCCGAGGTCAACCCGGCGGTCAAGTCTTGA
- a CDS encoding o-succinylbenzoate synthase has translation MPPFPTLDELLATAKVVSLPMRVKFRGITERETLLFRGPAGWGEFCPFPEYGDAEASRWLAAAVEAAWQGFPPQLRDTIPVNATVPAVPAARVPEVLERFGRVDAVKVKVAERGQELADDVARVTAVRDALPDAAIRVDANAGWDVPQAVEALGRLSAVGLEYAEQPVPHIEGLAEVRRRLAQQGTPVLIAADESVRKEDDPLKVARAGAADLIVVKVAPLGGVRRALDIVAQAGLPAVVSSALDTSVGIRAGLALAAALPELPFACGLGTVRLFASDITQDPLVPDDGAIRVREAVADEGLLEQYAAAAERRDWWLDRLRRVHALLET, from the coding sequence ATGCCTCCATTCCCCACCCTCGACGAACTCCTTGCCACCGCCAAAGTGGTCAGCCTGCCGATGCGGGTCAAGTTCCGGGGCATCACAGAGCGCGAGACGCTCCTGTTCCGCGGGCCGGCCGGTTGGGGCGAGTTTTGCCCGTTCCCGGAGTACGGCGACGCCGAGGCTTCCCGCTGGCTCGCCGCCGCCGTCGAAGCCGCATGGCAAGGTTTTCCGCCGCAGCTAAGGGACACCATTCCAGTCAACGCCACCGTCCCCGCCGTGCCTGCCGCCCGGGTGCCCGAGGTCCTGGAGCGCTTTGGCCGGGTGGACGCCGTGAAGGTCAAGGTTGCCGAGCGCGGGCAGGAACTGGCCGACGACGTCGCGCGCGTCACCGCAGTCCGGGACGCCCTGCCGGACGCCGCGATCCGCGTGGACGCGAACGCGGGCTGGGACGTGCCGCAGGCGGTTGAGGCACTCGGGCGGCTGTCCGCCGTCGGGCTCGAATACGCCGAACAGCCCGTGCCCCACATCGAGGGCCTCGCCGAAGTCCGCCGACGGCTAGCGCAGCAGGGAACGCCGGTGCTCATCGCCGCCGACGAATCCGTGCGGAAGGAAGACGATCCCCTCAAGGTTGCCCGCGCGGGCGCGGCTGACTTGATCGTGGTCAAGGTGGCGCCGCTTGGGGGAGTGCGGCGGGCGCTGGACATCGTGGCGCAAGCCGGGCTTCCCGCCGTCGTAAGTTCGGCGCTGGACACCTCGGTGGGGATCCGCGCGGGGCTCGCGCTCGCCGCCGCGCTGCCGGAGCTGCCGTTCGCGTGCGGGCTGGGGACCGTGCGGCTGTTCGCCTCGGACATCACCCAGGATCCGTTAGTGCCCGACGACGGCGCCATCCGCGTCCGCGAAGCCGTCGCCGACGAGGGGCTGCTGGAGCAGTACGCGGCCGCCGCTGAACGTCGCGATTGGTGGCTGGACCGGCTCCGCCGCGTGCACGCACTCCTTGAAACATAG
- a CDS encoding type IV toxin-antitoxin system AbiEi family antitoxin domain-containing protein, giving the protein MNTLPRLILAKDLSRIGLTTRALSAQARSGKLIRIRHGVYVEAVRWSKLQEWERYRLRVEAAAETFTSPTTFSHHSAAAISGIPVILRKQPIHALTAFSGGGRSRAGVRRHYVPEQAHNSEQLDGFLVTGRIRTVLDIAATVPFAEAVVPVDHILKPDSLRPVPVLSKKDLLAGIDGRYSHAAVRRITAVVDFADPQSCSPGESYSRGLIHVAGFAPPVLQYEVRNGTGRVAITDFYWEETRVVGEFDGREKYLKPEYLRGRTPSDVVYEEKLREDRIRATGRNVARWVWDELNTPGRLERILLDAGVPRRRRASVGHPNVSVTSKRAGDTRI; this is encoded by the coding sequence ATGAACACACTTCCGCGGCTGATTCTGGCGAAGGACCTGTCCAGGATCGGTCTCACTACCAGGGCATTGTCCGCGCAGGCCCGTTCAGGGAAGCTTATCCGCATTCGTCATGGCGTATACGTGGAAGCGGTGCGCTGGAGCAAGCTGCAAGAGTGGGAGCGGTACAGGCTCCGAGTCGAGGCCGCGGCAGAGACGTTTACTTCGCCCACCACGTTTTCGCACCACTCAGCCGCGGCCATTAGCGGAATACCTGTCATCCTGCGGAAACAGCCGATCCACGCACTTACCGCGTTCTCCGGCGGCGGCCGGTCCCGCGCAGGAGTCCGCCGGCACTATGTACCTGAACAAGCCCACAACAGTGAACAGTTGGATGGGTTTCTCGTCACAGGCCGGATCCGTACTGTCCTCGACATCGCTGCGACGGTCCCCTTCGCGGAAGCCGTGGTGCCCGTGGATCACATCCTCAAGCCTGACTCGCTGCGGCCCGTGCCTGTGCTCTCGAAAAAAGATCTGCTGGCTGGCATAGACGGGAGGTATTCGCACGCGGCCGTCCGGCGTATCACGGCGGTGGTCGATTTCGCCGACCCGCAGTCCTGCTCGCCGGGAGAGTCGTATAGCCGGGGGCTGATCCACGTTGCCGGATTTGCCCCGCCGGTGCTGCAATACGAGGTCAGGAACGGTACTGGCAGGGTCGCCATCACGGATTTCTATTGGGAGGAGACCCGGGTTGTCGGCGAATTCGATGGTCGCGAGAAGTATCTCAAACCGGAGTATCTGCGAGGCCGGACGCCGTCGGATGTGGTGTATGAGGAAAAGCTACGCGAAGACCGGATCCGGGCCACGGGCAGAAACGTGGCTAGGTGGGTCTGGGACGAACTCAACACTCCGGGCCGACTGGAACGAATACTGCTCGACGCCGGGGTGCCGCGCCGCCGTCGGGCCTCCGTGGGACACCCAAATGTGTCCGTGACAAGCAAACGGGCCGGTGACACTCGGATATGA
- a CDS encoding amino acid ABC transporter ATP-binding protein, whose product MTITTQKPLVRIEGLHKYFGPHHVLRGIDLTVNQGEVSVVIGPSGSGKSTMLRCVNLLETISAGRISVGDQLIGYREVNGRLHDLKVKEIAAQRREIGMVFQRFNLFPHKTALYNVMEAPVQVKGKSKGDAKKAALELLDRVGLADRANHYPAQLSGGQQQRVAIARALAMEPELMLFDEPTSALDPELVGDVLNVMKDLAKSGMTMIVVTHEIGFAREVGDRLTFMDGGVVVESGDPREIIANPQHARTKEFLSRVL is encoded by the coding sequence ATGACGATCACCACCCAGAAACCGCTGGTGCGGATCGAAGGCCTCCACAAGTACTTCGGTCCCCACCACGTGCTCCGCGGCATCGACCTGACGGTCAACCAAGGCGAAGTGTCCGTTGTCATCGGCCCGTCCGGTTCGGGCAAGTCCACCATGCTCCGCTGCGTGAACCTGCTGGAAACCATCAGCGCCGGCCGCATTTCCGTCGGCGACCAGCTGATCGGCTACCGCGAAGTCAACGGGCGCCTCCACGACCTGAAGGTCAAAGAAATCGCCGCGCAGCGCCGGGAAATCGGCATGGTCTTCCAGCGCTTCAACCTGTTCCCGCACAAGACCGCGTTGTACAACGTCATGGAAGCGCCCGTGCAGGTCAAGGGCAAATCCAAGGGCGATGCCAAGAAGGCGGCCCTCGAATTGTTGGACCGGGTGGGCCTGGCCGACCGGGCCAACCACTACCCGGCCCAGCTCTCCGGTGGCCAGCAGCAACGCGTCGCGATTGCCCGTGCCCTGGCCATGGAACCGGAGCTGATGCTCTTCGACGAGCCCACGTCCGCCCTTGACCCAGAACTCGTGGGCGATGTGCTCAACGTGATGAAGGATTTGGCCAAGTCCGGCATGACCATGATCGTGGTGACCCACGAGATCGGCTTTGCCCGCGAGGTCGGCGACCGCCTGACCTTCATGGACGGAGGTGTGGTGGTGGAATCCGGTGACCCCCGCGAGATCATTGCCAACCCCCAGCACGCCCGCACCAAGGAATTCCTCAGCCGAGTGCTGTAG
- a CDS encoding amino acid ABC transporter permease translates to MDHHQPGHAAPVLNDAVPVRHPGRWISAIIIVGAVILMIQSAITNPNFRWDVVGTYILDVKVVQGVGWTLLLTVAAMVLAIVLAILLAVMRQSDNPVLRYTSWVWVWFFRGTPVYTQLVFWGLVTVLYPTLSLGIPFGPQLVTYVLSDPTHGLIPAILGLGLNESAYLAEIFRAGLKSVDKGQTEAAEALGMGKGKIMWRIILPQAMRIIVPPTGNETIGMLKTTSLVLAVPFTLDLTFATNALANRIYLPIPLLIIAAAWYLLVTSVLMVGQHYIEAYYGKGVDTNLAPAVINPAAAKAAAAVAPSAEAEPSLKMDFPEDEAK, encoded by the coding sequence ATGGATCATCATCAACCAGGCCACGCCGCGCCCGTGCTGAACGATGCGGTGCCGGTCAGGCACCCTGGCCGCTGGATCAGCGCCATCATCATTGTTGGCGCAGTGATCCTTATGATTCAGAGTGCGATCACGAATCCCAACTTCCGCTGGGACGTGGTCGGAACTTACATCCTGGACGTGAAAGTCGTCCAGGGCGTGGGCTGGACCCTGCTCCTGACCGTCGCCGCAATGGTTCTGGCAATTGTCTTGGCCATCCTGCTCGCTGTGATGCGCCAGTCCGACAACCCCGTCCTGCGCTACACCTCCTGGGTATGGGTCTGGTTCTTCCGCGGCACCCCGGTCTACACCCAGCTGGTCTTCTGGGGACTCGTCACCGTCCTTTACCCCACGCTGTCCCTCGGCATCCCCTTTGGCCCGCAGCTCGTCACTTACGTGCTGTCGGACCCCACCCATGGCCTTATCCCGGCCATCCTGGGGCTTGGCCTGAATGAATCGGCCTACCTGGCCGAGATCTTCCGGGCCGGCTTGAAGTCCGTCGACAAGGGTCAGACCGAAGCTGCCGAAGCCCTGGGCATGGGCAAAGGCAAGATCATGTGGCGGATCATCCTGCCCCAGGCAATGCGCATCATCGTCCCGCCGACCGGCAACGAAACGATCGGCATGCTCAAGACCACCTCGCTGGTATTGGCCGTGCCGTTCACGCTCGATCTGACCTTCGCGACCAACGCCCTGGCCAACCGGATCTACCTTCCGATCCCGCTCCTGATCATCGCGGCCGCCTGGTACCTCCTGGTCACCAGCGTGCTCATGGTCGGCCAGCACTACATCGAGGCCTACTACGGCAAGGGCGTGGACACCAACCTCGCGCCGGCGGTCATCAACCCCGCAGCTGCCAAGGCTGCCGCAGCAGTAGCACCGAGCGCCGAAGCAGAGCCGTCCTTGAAGATGGACTTCCCGGAGGATGAGGCAAAATGA